The proteins below come from a single Stomoxys calcitrans chromosome 1, idStoCalc2.1, whole genome shotgun sequence genomic window:
- the LOC106093847 gene encoding uncharacterized protein LOC106093847: protein MKNPKHWMFWKLIFDAFSPYTNMNHTCPVNHDVIVKDLSLTTDMMQLLPFPPNTYQLRFRFFNAISRLSNECSINSLQLNMLRVLQRVYLYATYFEIFKYLFQFTILSLDKK from the exons ATGAAAAACCCCAAGCACTGGATGTTTTGGAAACTCATTTTTGATGCATTTTCGCCTTATACTAATATGAATCATACCTGCCCAGTGAAT CATGATGTGATTGTCAAGGATTTAAGTTTGACCACGGATATGATGCAACTCCTACCATTTCCACCCAATACCTATCAATTGcgttttcgattttttaatgCCATATCGAGGCTTTCAAACGAGTGTTCAATTAACAGTTTACAACTGAATATGCTACGCGTACTTCAAAGAGTCTATTTGTATGCGACCtattttgaaatattcaaatatttatttcaattcaCGATCTTGAgcttggataaaaaataa